The following nucleotide sequence is from Peribacillus sp. ACCC06369.
CAACCCTGTAAAATAACTAAAGAAATAATAGGTGGATAGACTACCGATAAGCATAAAGATTAACGTAGTTGGTCGTAAAAACCCAATTTTTAGAGCATGAGTCACATATTGATAGACCTTCAAATCATAATGAACAAAAACCGGGAAAATATATAGAAGAGTCATAAAATATACCATACCAATCAAAATCATAAGATAATTCATAATGGTGTAAAAAGCACCTTCAAATTGGCGAAAGAAATATAAGTCAAAATACCAAAAAAAACCTATGAGCGTTATTTTGAGACCCAAACCATTTGCCCGAATAAATTCTGTTCGAAACGTACTCCAAAACGTTTTAATGACTGAAATATCCTCTTCACCCATTGCAGTTTTCCTAGCAATTGCAAACATTGCGACAGTACTGGGAATAATCCCCAAAATGACTCCACCTATTAAAGTGAAAATGATCCATAAAAGATTTAAATACGCAAAATGTGTGATCCATTTACAAAGATTATAGATTCCCGTTAATAGTCGGCTCATCTCCATTTCGCCTTCCTCCTTCCATGATGTTCAACATGATCGTATTTTAGTTCTGCAGAGAAGCCAATAGGCCTCTCTCTTTTGCAGAACTTAGTTTTCTATGAATTTTTCACTTTTGGGGCATTTAATATTTCTTCAATATAAATAGGCCTATTTTCTTTAGAAGAACGCCAGACAGCCTCACCTGTTGCAACAGCATAGGCTCCATCTACACTTCCTGAAAGAATTGGGTAAGGTCTTGTTGGATCTTCACCCAGAAAAATATCTTCCTGAATAACTGGATCTCCTCCACCATGTCCGCCTTCTCTTTTCAAAACATGAATCGTCTCTTTAGAACCAAAGAGTGGAAAATACTCGATTGTCTGCTCAGGGACTGGAAAAGGAACACGGGCTGGTGCATGAAACTCTGTCGTTTCGAGACGTCCTTTTGTACCATTAATAGCTAACCGGTATCCTTCATATGGTAAAGAGAAATTGATAGAATAACTTAATAGGGCGCCTTTATCATATTTGATAGTTGCAGTATAAGTGTCTTCAATTTCAATATCTGAATCAAAGATACAT
It contains:
- a CDS encoding YesL family protein, translated to MEMSRLLTGIYNLCKWITHFAYLNLLWIIFTLIGGVILGIIPSTVAMFAIARKTAMGEEDISVIKTFWSTFRTEFIRANGLGLKITLIGFFWYFDLYFFRQFEGAFYTIMNYLMILIGMVYFMTLLYIFPVFVHYDLKVYQYVTHALKIGFLRPTTLIFMLIGSLSTYYFFSYFTGLIPFFGISFFVYFNMWVAYKSFENFEVVRSKEKKFICAD